The following proteins come from a genomic window of Novosphingobium aromaticivorans DSM 12444:
- the rpsB gene encoding 30S ribosomal protein S2, with the protein MAAPVVTMHQLIEAGAHFGHQTHRWNPRMKPYIFGARNGIHILDLSQTVPLMARALEFISATVQAGGKVLFVGTKRQAQEPIAQAARASGQHYVNHRWLGGMLTNWKTISGSIKRFKALEEQLAGDTAGLTKKEVLQLTRERDKFELSLGGIRDMGGIPDVMFVIDANKEELAIKEANVLGIPVVAILDSNVSPEGIAFPIPANDDASRAIRLYCEAVAAAATKGGRDAALASGADLGAMAEPLAEEAAEV; encoded by the coding sequence ATGGCGGCTCCTGTCGTCACGATGCATCAGCTTATCGAAGCCGGCGCGCACTTCGGCCACCAGACCCACCGCTGGAACCCGCGCATGAAGCCGTACATCTTCGGCGCCCGCAACGGCATCCACATCCTCGACCTGTCGCAGACCGTTCCGCTCATGGCGCGCGCGCTCGAGTTCATCTCGGCCACCGTCCAGGCTGGCGGCAAGGTCCTGTTCGTCGGCACCAAGCGCCAGGCGCAGGAGCCGATCGCCCAGGCTGCGCGCGCTTCGGGCCAGCACTATGTCAACCACCGCTGGCTGGGCGGCATGCTCACCAACTGGAAGACCATCTCGGGTTCGATCAAGCGTTTCAAGGCGCTGGAAGAGCAGCTCGCAGGTGACACCGCGGGCCTCACCAAGAAGGAAGTCCTCCAGCTCACGCGCGAGCGTGACAAGTTCGAGCTTTCGCTCGGCGGCATCCGCGACATGGGCGGCATCCCCGACGTGATGTTCGTGATCGACGCCAACAAGGAAGAGCTGGCGATCAAGGAAGCCAACGTCCTCGGCATCCCGGTCGTCGCAATCCTCGACTCGAACGTCTCGCCCGAAGGCATCGCGTTCCCGATCCCGGCGAACGACGACGCCAGCCGCGCGATCCGCCTCTACTGCGAAGCCGTTGCTGCTGCGGCTACCAAGGGTGGCCGCGACGCCGCTCTTGCTTCGGGTGCGGACCTCGGCGCCATGGCCGAGCCGCTTGCTGAAGAAGCTGCGGAAGTCTGA
- the rseP gene encoding RIP metalloprotease RseP, translating into MMESPGILTTLLAFVLVLGPLVFIHEFGHYLVGRWFGVKADVFSIGFGKEIAGWTDKRGTRWKLSALPLGGYVQFAGDMNPASQPSPEWLSLPAEERNRTFPAKPLWQRSLIVLAGPVTNLLFAVLILAGFTLGYGKVVVPPVVGEIQGGSAADRAGVELGDRIVSIRGKAVDSFLDVRLEVGQNPGEPLDLVVLRDGRQVEIAASAAVKMESDRFGNTQKIGFLGIGPKSYEIVRVGPVEALAEGVMQTGGIIRMMVNGIGQIITGKREVKELGGPIKIAKYSGEQLVSGWQAFVGFVALISINLGFINLLPIPVLDGGHLAFYAAEAIRRKPVGQRGQEWAFRTGLAFVMALMLFVTINDVASLKIFGG; encoded by the coding sequence ATGATGGAAAGCCCCGGAATCCTCACGACCTTGCTGGCTTTCGTGCTCGTGCTGGGGCCGCTCGTCTTCATTCATGAGTTCGGGCATTATCTTGTCGGTCGCTGGTTCGGCGTGAAGGCGGATGTATTCTCCATCGGCTTCGGCAAGGAGATCGCGGGCTGGACCGACAAGCGCGGCACGCGCTGGAAGCTCTCCGCGCTGCCGCTGGGCGGATATGTGCAGTTCGCGGGCGACATGAACCCGGCCAGCCAGCCAAGCCCTGAATGGCTCTCGCTGCCCGCCGAGGAGCGCAATCGCACGTTTCCGGCGAAGCCCCTGTGGCAACGCTCGCTGATCGTGCTGGCGGGACCGGTCACCAATCTCCTGTTCGCGGTTCTCATCCTTGCAGGCTTCACCCTTGGCTACGGCAAGGTCGTGGTCCCGCCCGTTGTGGGCGAGATCCAGGGCGGTTCGGCAGCGGATCGCGCGGGCGTGGAACTCGGCGACAGGATCGTGTCGATCCGCGGCAAGGCCGTGGATTCGTTCCTCGACGTGCGGCTCGAAGTGGGCCAGAATCCGGGTGAGCCACTGGACCTCGTCGTGCTGCGCGACGGCCGCCAGGTCGAGATCGCCGCAAGCGCCGCGGTCAAGATGGAGAGCGACCGGTTCGGCAACACCCAGAAGATCGGGTTCCTCGGTATCGGCCCGAAGTCTTACGAGATCGTGCGCGTAGGTCCGGTGGAAGCACTTGCCGAGGGCGTGATGCAGACGGGCGGGATCATCCGCATGATGGTCAACGGCATCGGCCAGATCATCACCGGCAAGCGCGAGGTCAAGGAACTGGGCGGCCCGATCAAGATCGCCAAGTATTCCGGCGAACAACTCGTTTCGGGATGGCAGGCTTTCGTCGGTTTTGTCGCGTTGATCTCGATTAACTTGGGGTTCATTAACCTGCTGCCAATTCCTGTCCTCGACGGAGGTCACCTTGCTTTCTACGCGGCTGAAGCGATCCGCAGGAAGCCGGTGGGCCAGCGCGGGCAGGAATGGGCGTTCCGCACGGGCCTGGCCTTCGTCATGGCGCTGATGCTGTTTGTCACGATCAACGACGTGGCATCCCTGAAGATCTTCGGGGGCTAA
- the pyrH gene encoding UMP kinase, translated as MSLPSCVPGYRRILLKLSGEVLMGEQQFGIDTDYVARVAQEVKDARDSGLEICLVIGGGNIFRGMAGAAKGMDRAQADYMGMLATVMNALAMQSALEQLGVPTRVQSAIEMDKVCEPVIRRRAERHLEKGRIVIFAAGVGAPYFTTDSGAALRAAEMKCDALLKGTSVDGVYNADPKKDPAAKRYETVDYDTVLADNLKVMDASAVALCRDNNIPIVVFSIRERGNLARVLAGEGTQTTVKKEA; from the coding sequence ATGAGCCTCCCTTCCTGCGTTCCCGGTTACAGGCGCATCCTCCTGAAGCTTTCGGGCGAAGTGCTGATGGGGGAACAGCAGTTCGGGATAGACACCGACTACGTCGCGCGGGTGGCCCAGGAAGTTAAGGATGCGCGCGATAGCGGGCTGGAAATCTGCCTCGTCATCGGCGGCGGCAACATCTTTCGCGGCATGGCGGGTGCGGCAAAGGGCATGGACCGTGCTCAGGCCGACTACATGGGCATGCTTGCCACGGTCATGAATGCGCTGGCGATGCAATCCGCTCTCGAGCAGCTTGGCGTCCCGACGCGGGTCCAGTCCGCGATCGAGATGGACAAGGTCTGCGAGCCGGTAATCCGCCGCCGTGCAGAGCGTCACCTCGAGAAGGGACGCATCGTGATCTTCGCCGCGGGCGTCGGCGCTCCCTATTTCACCACCGATTCCGGTGCCGCGCTGCGCGCCGCCGAGATGAAGTGCGACGCGCTGCTCAAGGGCACCAGCGTCGACGGGGTGTACAATGCCGACCCCAAGAAGGACCCGGCGGCAAAGCGTTACGAAACAGTCGATTACGACACTGTCCTGGCCGACAATCTGAAGGTCATGGATGCCAGCGCAGTTGCGCTGTGCCGTGACAACAACATTCCCATCGTCGTCTTCTCGATCCGCGAACGGGGCAATCTGGCCCGCGTACTTGCGGGTGAGGGGACGCAGACCACCGTGAAGAAGGAAGCCTGA
- the frr gene encoding ribosome recycling factor — MAKYDKADLERRMKGAVESLRGDLSGLRTGRANTALLDPIVVEVYGSHMPLAQVATVSAPEPRLLSVQVWDKSNVTPVEKAIRSAGLGLNPISDGNTLRLPIPDLTEERRKELAKLASKYAENARIAIRNVRRDGMDALKADESKKEISEDERKRAETDLQKLTDDIIKQADEAAAAKEKEILGK, encoded by the coding sequence ATGGCCAAGTATGACAAGGCGGACCTCGAGCGCCGCATGAAGGGCGCCGTGGAATCGCTGAGGGGCGATCTTTCGGGCCTGCGCACCGGCCGCGCCAACACTGCGCTGCTCGATCCGATCGTGGTCGAAGTCTACGGCAGCCACATGCCGCTGGCCCAGGTGGCGACCGTCTCTGCTCCCGAGCCGCGTCTGCTTTCGGTGCAGGTGTGGGACAAGTCGAATGTGACCCCAGTTGAAAAGGCGATCCGCTCTGCGGGCCTCGGGCTCAACCCGATCAGCGACGGCAATACGCTGCGCCTGCCTATCCCCGACCTTACCGAAGAGCGCCGCAAGGAACTGGCCAAGCTTGCCAGCAAGTATGCCGAAAACGCCCGTATCGCGATCCGCAACGTGCGTCGTGATGGCATGGACGCGCTGAAGGCGGACGAGAGCAAGAAGGAAATCTCGGAAGACGAGCGCAAGCGCGCCGAGACCGATCTGCAGAAGCTGACCGACGATATCATCAAGCAGGCGGACGAAGCTGCCGCGGCCAAGGAGAAGGAAATCCTCGGCAAGTGA
- the uppS gene encoding polyprenyl diphosphate synthase codes for MTAVPASTGGTAPHGARHVAIIMDGNGRWAKKRMMPRAFGHKRGVDTVREIARAARDMGLEALTLYAFSSENWKRPADEIADLMGLLRTFIRNDLDEFVANNTRLRIIGDYQALAPDIVQMIEDAMARTAGNTGTTLAIALNYGSQQEIARAAARAAEKGAITPEAIEAELDTACLPPLDLLIRTSGEIRLSNFLLWQAAYAEMWFTDVLWPDFTAAHLRDALDQFTSRERRFGGR; via the coding sequence GTGACCGCAGTCCCCGCCTCGACCGGCGGCACCGCGCCGCATGGCGCGCGGCATGTTGCCATCATCATGGATGGCAATGGTCGCTGGGCGAAGAAGCGCATGATGCCGCGGGCCTTCGGGCACAAGCGCGGGGTCGATACTGTGCGCGAGATTGCCCGCGCTGCCCGCGACATGGGGCTCGAGGCGCTCACGCTCTACGCCTTCTCGTCGGAGAACTGGAAGCGGCCCGCCGACGAGATCGCGGACCTGATGGGGCTCTTGCGCACCTTCATCCGCAATGATCTGGACGAGTTCGTCGCGAACAATACTCGGCTACGCATCATCGGTGATTATCAGGCACTTGCCCCTGATATTGTCCAGATGATCGAGGATGCCATGGCGCGTACGGCGGGCAATACGGGCACGACCCTGGCCATTGCGCTCAATTATGGGTCGCAGCAGGAAATCGCCCGTGCCGCCGCTCGCGCGGCCGAGAAGGGTGCGATCACGCCCGAGGCGATCGAGGCCGAACTCGATACGGCCTGCCTGCCGCCTCTGGACCTGCTGATCCGGACCTCGGGAGAGATCCGCCTGTCGAACTTCCTGCTGTGGCAGGCGGCCTATGCCGAAATGTGGTTTACAGACGTGCTCTGGCCCGATTTCACTGCGGCCCACCTGCGCGACGCGCTTGACCAGTTCACATCGCGAGAGAGGCGCTTCGGTGGACGTTGA
- a CDS encoding phosphatidate cytidylyltransferase, whose product MKKSDLPVRIVSAVIMLAIAGTALWFGGVVLDLFVAVVAFGVFVEYVRLASKFAENPARLASMVISGAIYIGWGALALVVMPEALLIATMGLVICTDTGAYFTGRAIGGPKIAPRISPSKTWSGLAGGMAAAGVWAAVVVLTAGYLLSAIGPTGPSLGAAIEVANVGVAAIAGAVLAVFAQVGDFFESWLKRRAGVKDSSRLIPGHGGLFDRVDGLLPVAIIVGTSWAATQAGL is encoded by the coding sequence GTGAAGAAATCGGACCTGCCCGTCCGCATCGTTTCTGCCGTGATCATGCTGGCGATCGCCGGAACCGCGCTTTGGTTCGGTGGCGTGGTGCTGGACCTTTTCGTGGCTGTCGTGGCGTTTGGCGTCTTCGTCGAATATGTGCGGCTGGCAAGCAAGTTTGCCGAGAACCCGGCGCGACTCGCATCGATGGTCATTTCCGGCGCAATCTACATCGGCTGGGGTGCGCTGGCTCTGGTCGTGATGCCCGAAGCGCTGCTGATCGCGACGATGGGCCTTGTGATCTGCACCGATACCGGGGCCTACTTCACCGGTCGTGCAATCGGCGGCCCGAAGATCGCTCCTAGGATCAGTCCTTCGAAGACATGGTCCGGGCTGGCCGGCGGCATGGCGGCGGCTGGCGTCTGGGCGGCGGTCGTAGTGCTGACGGCGGGCTACCTGCTTTCCGCCATCGGGCCAACCGGGCCAAGTCTTGGCGCCGCGATTGAGGTGGCAAACGTGGGCGTTGCCGCAATCGCCGGGGCGGTGCTGGCGGTTTTCGCGCAAGTGGGCGACTTCTTCGAATCCTGGCTCAAGCGCCGGGCTGGCGTGAAGGACTCCTCGCGCCTGATACCTGGCCACGGAGGCCTGTTCGACCGCGTTGACGGATTGCTCCCGGTTGCGATCATTGTCGGGACGTCATGGGCCGCCACGCAGGCTGGACTGTAA
- the tsf gene encoding translation elongation factor Ts — protein sequence MAYTAADVKNLRERTGAGMMDCKKALDESGGDFEAAVDALRAKGLAAAAKKSSRTAAEGLVGVAVSGTKGVALEVNSETDFVAKNDQFQDFVRKATEVALNTAAADVEALKAAAYPDGGTVADKLTNNVATIGENQQLRRIKHVAVSNGIVVPYMHNAAATNLGKIGVLVALESEAAADKLEALGKQIAMHIAAAFPLALTADDLDAELIARERKIAAEKAAESGKPAEVQAKMVDGAVAKYAKENALLSQIFVMDNKSTIQQVVDAAGKEAGAKIVLKDYVRFQLGEGIEKEETDFAAEVAAAAGIK from the coding sequence ATGGCCTACACCGCCGCTGACGTGAAGAACCTGCGCGAGCGCACTGGCGCCGGCATGATGGACTGCAAGAAGGCCCTCGACGAAAGCGGTGGCGATTTCGAAGCCGCCGTTGACGCGCTGCGCGCCAAGGGTCTTGCCGCCGCCGCCAAGAAGTCGAGCCGCACCGCCGCCGAGGGCCTCGTCGGCGTCGCCGTCTCGGGCACCAAGGGCGTCGCGCTCGAAGTGAACTCGGAAACCGACTTCGTTGCCAAGAACGACCAGTTCCAGGATTTCGTGCGCAAGGCGACCGAAGTTGCGCTGAACACCGCTGCCGCCGATGTCGAGGCACTGAAGGCTGCCGCCTATCCGGACGGCGGCACGGTTGCCGACAAGCTGACCAACAACGTCGCCACCATCGGCGAAAACCAGCAGCTGCGTCGCATCAAGCACGTCGCCGTCTCGAACGGTATCGTGGTGCCCTACATGCACAACGCCGCCGCCACCAACCTCGGCAAGATCGGCGTGCTCGTCGCGCTCGAATCGGAAGCCGCGGCTGACAAGCTCGAGGCGCTCGGCAAGCAGATCGCGATGCACATCGCTGCTGCCTTCCCGCTGGCGCTGACCGCGGACGACCTCGACGCCGAACTGATCGCCCGCGAGCGCAAGATCGCGGCCGAGAAGGCGGCAGAGAGCGGCAAGCCTGCCGAAGTCCAGGCGAAGATGGTTGACGGCGCCGTCGCCAAGTACGCCAAGGAAAACGCGCTGCTTTCGCAGATCTTCGTGATGGACAACAAGTCGACCATTCAGCAGGTCGTCGACGCCGCCGGCAAGGAAGCCGGTGCGAAGATCGTACTCAAGGACTATGTCCGCTTCCAGCTCGGTGAAGGCATCGAGAAGGAAGAGACCGACTTCGCTGCCGAAGTGGCTGCTGCCGCCGGCATCAAGTAA
- a CDS encoding 1-deoxy-D-xylulose-5-phosphate reductoisomerase, whose translation MTRTISVLGATGSIGASTLDLIRRERDKWRVVALTANGNARELAALAREFGAEVAVVADESALAALRDALAGSGIEAAAGPGALIDAAALGAEVTVAAIVGCAGLAPTMAAIERGGIIALANKEALVSAGDVMMAAVERHGATLLPVDSEHNAIFQCLQGNDIAHVRAITLTASGGPFRDWTTEQLQRATPAEAVRHPNWSMGAKISVDSATMMNKGLEFIEAFHLFPVGVERLRIIVHPQSIVHSMVEYRDGSTLAQLGPSDMRVPIASALAWPARMDTPCDPLDLATIGQLTFRAPDEQRFPATRLAREAVIAGGAAPAVLNAANEMAVAAFLGGQIGFTRIVQCCEDVLAHGLAPAPRSLAEVIAVDAEARARALELMEPVR comes from the coding sequence ATGACGCGAACGATTTCCGTCCTTGGCGCGACCGGATCGATCGGAGCCTCGACGCTGGACCTGATCCGGCGCGAGCGCGACAAGTGGCGCGTAGTGGCGCTGACCGCGAACGGTAATGCGCGCGAACTGGCCGCGCTCGCCCGCGAGTTCGGGGCTGAGGTCGCGGTTGTTGCCGACGAGAGCGCGCTGGCGGCCTTGCGGGATGCGCTGGCTGGATCGGGCATCGAGGCGGCGGCTGGACCAGGCGCGTTGATCGATGCGGCTGCGCTTGGTGCGGAAGTGACTGTCGCCGCGATCGTCGGATGCGCCGGGCTCGCGCCGACCATGGCAGCCATCGAGCGCGGCGGGATCATCGCGCTGGCCAACAAGGAAGCGCTGGTTTCCGCTGGCGACGTCATGATGGCGGCGGTGGAGCGCCACGGCGCCACGCTGCTGCCGGTCGATTCGGAACACAACGCGATCTTCCAGTGCCTACAGGGTAACGACATCGCCCACGTTCGCGCGATCACGCTCACGGCAAGCGGCGGTCCGTTCCGCGACTGGACGACCGAGCAGTTGCAGCGCGCCACGCCCGCCGAGGCGGTCAGGCATCCGAACTGGTCGATGGGCGCGAAGATCAGCGTCGATTCCGCAACGATGATGAACAAGGGGCTCGAGTTCATCGAGGCCTTCCACCTGTTCCCCGTCGGCGTGGAACGGCTGCGCATCATCGTGCATCCCCAGTCCATCGTGCATTCCATGGTCGAATACCGCGATGGTTCGACGCTGGCGCAACTCGGGCCTTCGGACATGCGCGTGCCGATCGCGTCGGCGCTTGCCTGGCCGGCCCGGATGGACACGCCTTGCGATCCGCTTGATCTTGCGACCATTGGGCAGCTGACCTTCCGTGCACCGGACGAGCAGCGGTTTCCCGCGACGCGGCTGGCACGCGAAGCCGTGATTGCGGGCGGTGCGGCGCCAGCCGTGCTGAACGCGGCGAACGAAATGGCGGTTGCGGCGTTCCTTGGCGGTCAGATTGGGTTCACCCGGATCGTGCAATGTTGCGAGGACGTGCTTGCGCACGGTCTTGCGCCTGCCCCGCGCAGTCTGGCCGAGGTTATCGCGGTCGATGCAGAGGCGCGGGCGCGGGCGCTCGAACTGATGGAGCCGGTGCGTTGA